In the genome of Sorangium aterium, one region contains:
- a CDS encoding sensor histidine kinase yields the protein MEGSASGAPLTLHTRRRWLLGMASAIGVGVLQTAPDLGGGEDLVSIVISFSLWLVAAPVVLLALAVAFERGVERGLSPTRLLVVSLLGAVVVGALFALAFVLVFEGLLGFELDEKGPLSPPLVAGFGAMMGLVLAGVWGLVFVSPHVTERAQRRALETEKLRLEAEQLRVSAELARLRSQLEPHFLLNTLNTIAGLVVQDPREARRLIGSLGDLLRGSLQGEDEMQPLDQEITWLRRYAELLESRHRDALRFDWDIPADVGGVLLPRLLLQPLVENAVQHGALCRAGGGRVTVRAALHEAGASSKLVCTVTDNGPGLPANEPRSGALGLHTVRRRLELRCPGSALRLSSSSEGTAAVVEVLMTRGATA from the coding sequence ATGGAAGGCTCTGCTTCGGGTGCGCCGCTGACGCTCCACACCCGACGACGCTGGCTCCTCGGCATGGCCTCGGCCATCGGCGTCGGGGTGCTCCAGACCGCCCCTGATCTCGGCGGCGGAGAGGACCTCGTGAGCATCGTCATCAGCTTCTCGCTCTGGCTGGTCGCGGCGCCGGTGGTGCTGCTCGCCCTCGCCGTCGCCTTCGAGCGCGGCGTCGAGCGCGGTTTGAGCCCGACGAGGTTGCTCGTCGTGAGCCTCCTCGGGGCGGTCGTCGTCGGGGCCCTGTTCGCGCTCGCGTTCGTGCTCGTCTTCGAGGGGCTCCTCGGCTTCGAGCTCGACGAGAAGGGGCCGCTCTCCCCGCCGCTCGTCGCGGGCTTCGGCGCCATGATGGGCCTCGTGCTCGCCGGCGTCTGGGGGCTCGTCTTCGTGTCCCCGCACGTGACCGAACGAGCCCAGCGCCGCGCGCTCGAGACGGAGAAGCTCCGCCTCGAGGCGGAGCAACTCCGGGTCTCGGCGGAGCTCGCGCGCTTGCGCTCACAGCTCGAGCCGCACTTCCTCCTCAACACGCTCAACACCATCGCGGGGCTCGTGGTGCAGGATCCGCGCGAGGCGCGGCGCTTGATCGGGTCACTCGGAGACCTGCTCCGGGGCTCGCTGCAAGGGGAGGACGAGATGCAGCCGCTCGACCAGGAGATCACGTGGCTCAGGCGCTATGCGGAGCTCCTCGAGTCACGCCACCGTGACGCCCTGCGCTTCGACTGGGACATTCCGGCCGACGTCGGCGGCGTGCTGCTGCCGCGGCTCTTGCTGCAACCCCTGGTGGAGAACGCGGTCCAGCACGGCGCGCTGTGTCGCGCGGGCGGCGGACGGGTGACCGTGCGGGCGGCGCTCCATGAGGCTGGCGCTTCATCGAAGCTCGTATGCACCGTGACGGACAACGGGCCCGGTCTCCCGGCGAACGAGCCGCGCTCTGGCGCGCTCGGCCTCCACACCGTGCGTCGACGACTCGAGCTGAGGTGCCCTGGATCAGCGCTGCGCCTCTCGTCGTCCAGCGAAGGAACCGCTGCAGTCGTCGAGGTGCTGATGACTCGAGGAGCAACGGCGTGA
- a CDS encoding cytochrome c peroxidase translates to MATSACGTSSTSREDLTGEQLFSTPFPRSNGRSCATCHVPEDNFTLTPAHVARLLETNPDDPLFSAIDADDPTAEELTFEHLKKGLVRVWLTLPDNVDLIDDDGDVITPSDRKLFVWRGVPSIADSALTAPFQLDGRVETLEDQAQGAITGHSESGKAPRGGLERIAAFERDVFSSDRARSVAEYLAGGGDPESAPDVEDGLELTPTEERGREVYNAICAACHGGGNRATIVDREIHDLAFPAIKPDGTVLYEVPATDPPTPVLVAQPRNEFLNIGSAYETFMGQLDPDSHVFTRDVSFPRYRYRFYTDDSRREIAADLPPAPPPGFDDDLDGDGGPAGFNDDLDSDGNPVAGPNFGLQLFSADPGRSMITGSPNDFEAFDVPTLRGIGRTAPYFHSNAADTLERVVDVYSDHLLSRFPSLTLPGEKEPDDDGDIGPPEAMTADQKSDLVAFLKRL, encoded by the coding sequence ATGGCGACGAGCGCCTGTGGCACGAGCAGCACGAGCAGAGAGGACCTCACGGGAGAGCAGCTCTTCAGCACGCCCTTCCCGCGATCCAACGGCCGCTCGTGCGCCACATGCCACGTACCGGAGGACAACTTCACGCTCACACCCGCCCACGTGGCGCGGCTGCTGGAGACGAACCCGGACGACCCGCTGTTCAGCGCGATCGACGCCGACGACCCCACGGCCGAAGAGCTCACGTTCGAACACCTGAAAAAGGGACTCGTGCGCGTGTGGCTCACGTTGCCCGACAACGTGGACCTGATAGACGATGATGGCGACGTGATCACCCCCAGCGATCGCAAGCTCTTCGTGTGGCGGGGGGTGCCCTCCATCGCTGACTCCGCGTTGACTGCGCCTTTCCAACTGGATGGACGCGTGGAGACGCTCGAAGATCAAGCCCAGGGAGCCATCACCGGGCACAGCGAGAGCGGTAAAGCTCCCCGGGGCGGGCTCGAGCGCATCGCCGCGTTCGAGCGCGATGTCTTCTCCTCGGACCGGGCGCGCAGCGTCGCGGAGTATCTCGCCGGCGGCGGCGACCCGGAGAGCGCGCCCGACGTGGAGGACGGGCTCGAGCTCACTCCGACGGAGGAGCGGGGACGAGAGGTTTACAATGCCATATGCGCGGCATGCCATGGGGGCGGCAACCGGGCGACCATCGTGGATCGAGAGATTCACGATCTGGCCTTCCCGGCCATCAAGCCCGACGGAACCGTGCTTTATGAAGTGCCAGCTACAGATCCTCCGACCCCGGTGCTCGTCGCTCAACCCAGGAACGAATTTCTGAACATTGGGTCAGCATACGAAACATTCATGGGTCAGCTGGACCCTGATTCGCATGTCTTTACAAGGGATGTGAGCTTTCCACGTTACCGGTATCGCTTCTACACGGACGATTCTCGAAGAGAGATCGCCGCGGACCTGCCTCCGGCTCCCCCGCCGGGCTTCGATGACGACCTGGACGGCGATGGCGGCCCCGCGGGCTTCAATGACGATCTGGACAGCGACGGCAACCCCGTCGCGGGGCCGAACTTCGGGCTACAACTCTTTTCTGCCGATCCGGGTCGATCCATGATCACCGGAAGCCCCAACGACTTTGAGGCGTTCGACGTACCGACACTGCGTGGAATAGGGAGAACGGCCCCCTACTTCCACAGCAATGCCGCGGACACCCTGGAAAGGGTTGTTGACGTCTACAGCGACCACCTGCTCTCCAGATTCCCATCTCTCACGCTACCTGGGGAGAAGGAGCCGGACGATGATGGTGATATCGGCCCTCCCGAGGCCATGACCGCCGATCAGAAGAGCGACCTGGTGGCCTTTCTGAAGCGGCTGTAA
- a CDS encoding VOC family protein has protein sequence MSIELNHTIVPAHDKEAAAQFFARMFGLAVDTPFGPFSPVRINGGLTLDFADRETFEPHHYAFFVDDAEFDRIFERVQRAGIPFSADPHAKEMGRINHRKGGRGFYFRDLDGHILEVLTRA, from the coding sequence ATGTCGATCGAGCTCAACCACACCATCGTCCCCGCGCACGACAAGGAGGCTGCCGCGCAGTTCTTCGCGCGCATGTTCGGACTCGCGGTGGACACCCCGTTCGGGCCGTTCTCCCCCGTGCGCATCAACGGCGGGCTCACGCTCGACTTCGCCGACCGGGAGACGTTCGAGCCGCACCACTACGCGTTCTTCGTGGACGACGCGGAGTTCGACCGGATCTTCGAGCGCGTCCAGCGCGCCGGCATCCCCTTCAGCGCCGATCCGCACGCGAAGGAGATGGGCCGGATCAACCACCGGAAGGGCGGCCGCGGCTTCTACTTCCGCGATCTCGACGGGCACATCCTCGAGGTGCTGACGCGCGCGTGA
- a CDS encoding TetR/AcrR family transcriptional regulator C-terminal domain-containing protein, translating into MNELRARIASGRLRAGDRIPSTRQIVRSFGVAHATATKALSTLRHEGLIRSIPRSGHVVAEGDRAAREPSERGGALTRERIVQIAILLADDEGLDALSMRGVAAKLGVPTMSLYRYVEGKDALVLLMIDEVFGEHPLPRSPPRDLREALIRAARAQWALYRRHGWLAHVMPLARPVALRNVIAHAEWILRAMEAPGLDAVTRIEAHMTLYSYVRGVAVNLESEREAEATTGMTEAQWNESQGAAFLAIATSGPYPSFARLLNELSGGYDFNLDRVFEFGLQPMIDGLMKTLRPRE; encoded by the coding sequence GTGAACGAATTGCGCGCGCGCATCGCGTCCGGGCGCCTCCGTGCGGGCGATCGCATCCCATCGACGCGCCAGATCGTCCGCTCCTTCGGCGTCGCGCACGCCACCGCCACCAAGGCGCTGTCGACCCTGCGCCACGAGGGGCTCATCCGATCGATCCCGCGCTCGGGCCACGTGGTGGCCGAGGGCGATCGCGCGGCACGCGAGCCGTCCGAACGAGGCGGCGCCCTGACGCGCGAGCGGATCGTGCAGATCGCCATCCTGCTCGCCGACGACGAGGGGCTCGACGCCCTCTCCATGCGCGGTGTCGCCGCGAAGCTCGGCGTGCCGACGATGTCGCTCTACCGGTATGTGGAGGGGAAAGACGCGCTCGTGCTCCTCATGATCGATGAGGTGTTCGGCGAACACCCGCTGCCGAGATCGCCTCCTCGCGATCTGCGCGAGGCCCTGATCCGCGCGGCCCGCGCGCAGTGGGCGCTGTACCGGCGGCACGGGTGGCTCGCGCACGTGATGCCGCTCGCGCGGCCGGTCGCGCTGCGCAACGTGATCGCGCACGCCGAGTGGATCCTGCGAGCCATGGAAGCCCCCGGGCTCGACGCGGTGACCCGGATCGAGGCGCACATGACGCTCTACAGCTACGTTCGCGGCGTCGCCGTGAACCTAGAGTCGGAGCGCGAGGCCGAGGCGACCACGGGGATGACCGAAGCGCAGTGGAACGAATCGCAGGGGGCCGCGTTCCTGGCGATCGCGACGTCGGGGCCGTATCCGAGCTTCGCAAGGCTGCTGAACGAGCTCTCGGGCGGGTACGATTTCAACCTCGATCGCGTGTTCGAGTTCGGCCTCCAGCCGATGATCGACGGCCTCATGAAGACGCTGCGGCCGCGCGAATGA
- a CDS encoding FAD-dependent monooxygenase, whose amino-acid sequence MSNGTVLVSGAGIAGPALAYWLSRRGFTPTVVERAPALRAGGNAVDFRGPTHLRVLGEMGVLDAIRQHQTHMRDLAMVDEAGRRIVTLPAAFASGDVEIERGDLSRILHDAAKDAAEFVFDDSIASLTETPGGVDVTFERGRPRRFDLVVGADGLHSRVRALAFGDESRFLRFHGHYVATFAAPNHLGLDHQGLIFSEPGRAASITSARRPDEATALLMFASRPLDHDPREVAQHKAILAERFAGMGWEVPRLLEAMRQSPSLYFDAVGRIDMDSYSRGRVVLLGDAGYGGTLGGQGTGLAVVCAYVLAGELAVAKGDHRAAFQRYEARIRRYARRCQQGAKHVGSFYAPPTRVQLALRNTMYRALTSRPLSRWFEKMVTSAASDLVLPAYPA is encoded by the coding sequence ATGTCGAACGGCACCGTCCTCGTCTCCGGCGCAGGCATCGCAGGCCCCGCGCTCGCCTACTGGCTCTCGCGTCGCGGGTTCACCCCCACCGTGGTGGAGCGCGCCCCCGCCCTGCGGGCAGGAGGCAACGCCGTGGACTTCCGCGGGCCGACGCACCTGCGCGTCCTCGGCGAGATGGGGGTGCTCGACGCGATTCGACAGCATCAGACCCACATGCGGGATCTCGCCATGGTGGACGAGGCCGGCCGGCGAATCGTCACGCTCCCCGCGGCGTTCGCGAGCGGCGACGTCGAGATCGAGCGCGGCGATCTCAGCCGCATCCTCCACGACGCCGCGAAGGACGCGGCCGAGTTCGTGTTCGACGACAGCATCGCCTCGCTCACCGAGACGCCCGGCGGCGTCGACGTCACGTTCGAGCGCGGCCGGCCGCGGCGCTTCGACCTGGTCGTGGGCGCCGACGGGCTGCACTCCCGCGTGCGCGCGCTCGCGTTCGGCGACGAGTCGAGGTTCCTGCGCTTCCACGGCCATTACGTGGCGACGTTCGCCGCGCCGAACCACCTCGGCCTCGATCACCAGGGCCTCATCTTCAGCGAGCCGGGGCGGGCCGCCAGCATCACGAGCGCCCGCCGCCCCGACGAGGCAACGGCGCTCCTGATGTTCGCCTCCAGGCCGCTCGACCACGATCCGCGCGAGGTCGCGCAGCACAAGGCGATCCTGGCCGAGCGGTTTGCGGGGATGGGGTGGGAGGTGCCGCGTCTGCTCGAGGCGATGAGGCAGAGTCCGAGTCTGTATTTCGACGCCGTGGGGCGGATCGACATGGATAGCTATTCCCGCGGTCGCGTCGTGCTCCTGGGCGACGCCGGCTACGGCGGCACCCTCGGCGGACAGGGGACCGGCCTCGCCGTGGTCTGCGCGTACGTGCTCGCGGGTGAGCTCGCCGTCGCGAAGGGAGATCATCGCGCCGCGTTCCAGCGCTACGAGGCGCGGATCCGTCGGTATGCCCGGCGCTGCCAGCAGGGGGCGAAGCACGTCGGCTCGTTCTACGCACCGCCGACCCGCGTGCAGCTCGCGCTGCGCAACACGATGTACCGGGCGCTCACCTCGCGCCCGCTCTCCCGCTGGTTCGAGAAGATGGTCACGAGCGCCGCCAGCGACCTCGTGCTCCCCGCGTACCCGGCGTGA
- a CDS encoding cupin domain-containing protein translates to MNTTTFRPQQDQSFETVAPGIQFSFLRRHDGGNGLTVLVRMEKGAHARRHDHPGGEETYLVSGRLRIGERVLSPGDYLWTAPGERHDGYAEEESVFFVVLPGGLDVIDAR, encoded by the coding sequence ATGAACACGACGACCTTCCGCCCTCAGCAAGATCAGTCCTTCGAGACCGTCGCGCCCGGCATCCAGTTCAGCTTCCTGCGCCGCCACGACGGCGGCAACGGGCTCACGGTGCTCGTTCGCATGGAGAAGGGGGCGCACGCGCGGCGCCACGACCACCCCGGCGGCGAAGAGACGTACCTCGTCTCGGGGAGGCTTCGGATCGGCGAGCGGGTGCTCTCGCCAGGCGACTACCTATGGACCGCGCCGGGCGAGCGCCACGACGGATACGCCGAGGAGGAGAGCGTCTTTTTCGTCGTCCTCCCAGGCGGCCTCGACGTCATCGACGCGCGCTGA
- a CDS encoding LysR family transcriptional regulator — MSQMLEIRHLRLVRAIAEEGGPTRAAARLHLTQSAVSHQLAELEGRLGVVLFTRVRRQLKLTPAGARLLDAARTMLVDLARIERDLQYAGSRRHEVFRIAVECFTTYYWLPPVLSALAKDHPHVDVRIVLEARREPVAALLRGEIELAVVSSPVRDRALVVEPLFEDEWTVIVSPSHPLAARPYVTAIELGQEKLLTHDAPRSDVERLRELIASERAPMPLAARIPLTDALVDLVKAGLGVGLVSRWAVAPDIARGEVAARRLTREGLPEQWAAVYRRDAAARFPLARFVELLRAPSSLITPSRARRRRSR; from the coding sequence ATGTCCCAGATGCTCGAGATCCGCCACCTCCGCCTCGTCCGCGCCATCGCCGAAGAGGGCGGGCCCACGCGCGCCGCGGCGCGCCTTCACCTGACGCAGTCCGCCGTGAGCCATCAGCTCGCCGAGCTCGAAGGCCGCCTCGGGGTCGTCCTGTTCACGCGCGTCCGGCGCCAGCTCAAGCTCACCCCGGCCGGCGCGCGGCTGCTCGACGCCGCGCGCACGATGCTCGTCGATCTGGCGCGTATCGAGCGGGACCTGCAGTACGCCGGATCGCGCAGGCACGAGGTATTCCGCATCGCCGTCGAGTGCTTCACCACGTACTACTGGCTCCCGCCGGTCCTCTCGGCGCTCGCGAAGGACCATCCGCACGTCGACGTGCGCATCGTGCTCGAGGCGCGGCGCGAGCCCGTCGCCGCGCTCCTCCGCGGCGAGATCGAGCTCGCCGTCGTGAGCTCGCCGGTGCGTGATCGCGCGCTCGTCGTCGAGCCGCTCTTCGAGGACGAGTGGACGGTCATCGTCTCACCGTCGCACCCGCTCGCCGCGCGTCCGTACGTCACCGCGATCGAGCTCGGTCAGGAGAAGCTCCTCACCCACGACGCCCCGCGGAGCGACGTCGAGCGACTTCGCGAGCTCATCGCCAGCGAGCGCGCGCCGATGCCGCTCGCCGCGCGCATCCCGCTCACCGACGCGCTCGTGGATCTGGTCAAGGCCGGCCTCGGCGTCGGGCTCGTCTCCCGGTGGGCCGTCGCGCCGGACATCGCGCGCGGCGAGGTCGCTGCGCGCCGCCTCACCCGCGAGGGCCTCCCGGAGCAGTGGGCGGCCGTCTACAGGCGCGACGCGGCTGCGCGCTTTCCGCTCGCGCGCTTCGTCGAGCTCCTTCGCGCGCCGTCTTCCCTCATCACCCCTTCACGCGCGCGCCGGCGACGGTCCCGTTGA
- a CDS encoding 3'-5' exonuclease produces MGKDPAFFLVIDLEATCDEEGRIPERIMEIIEIGAVLVDGATLEPVSELATFVRPVIRPKLTEFCTKLTTITQADVDSAPTFPEAIAALGRFVGQREALFCSWGDYDRKQFEIDAARWGVPLPLQGHMNIKKRFSAALGVTQRYGMASALERLGLPLHGTHHRGIDDARNIARILPYAIGRAPIPAAGPAG; encoded by the coding sequence ATGGGAAAGGATCCTGCATTTTTCCTGGTGATCGATCTGGAGGCGACATGTGACGAGGAGGGCCGCATCCCCGAGCGCATCATGGAGATCATCGAGATCGGCGCGGTCCTCGTGGACGGCGCGACGCTCGAGCCCGTGAGCGAGCTCGCCACCTTCGTGCGCCCGGTCATCCGGCCGAAGCTCACCGAGTTCTGCACGAAGCTCACCACGATCACGCAAGCAGACGTCGATTCCGCGCCCACGTTCCCCGAAGCCATCGCGGCGCTCGGGCGCTTCGTCGGCCAGCGAGAGGCGCTCTTCTGCTCGTGGGGCGATTACGACCGCAAGCAGTTCGAGATCGACGCGGCCCGCTGGGGCGTGCCCCTGCCGCTGCAGGGGCACATGAACATCAAGAAGCGCTTCTCCGCGGCGCTCGGGGTGACCCAGCGCTACGGCATGGCGAGCGCGCTCGAGCGGCTCGGACTCCCGCTCCACGGGACACACCACCGCGGGATCGACGACGCCCGCAACATCGCACGAATCCTGCCTTACGCGATCGGCCGCGCGCCCATCCCGGCGGCGGGGCCCGCGGGGTGA